In Xanthomonas sp. SI, the following are encoded in one genomic region:
- a CDS encoding response regulator has translation MSTRKILYVEDDALLRMVTVLALKDAGFDVLEAANGIQAQAELASGRFDCVISDISMPGGVSGIEVVRTAQAMNPACVTILLSGYALSQLPPLPPTARFLSKPYRMHDLLGTLDPEGHA, from the coding sequence ATGAGCACGAGAAAGATCCTGTATGTCGAGGACGACGCGCTGCTGCGGATGGTGACGGTCCTGGCCCTGAAGGACGCCGGGTTCGACGTCCTCGAAGCGGCCAACGGCATCCAGGCGCAGGCGGAACTGGCCAGCGGGCGGTTCGATTGCGTGATCAGCGACATCAGCATGCCCGGCGGTGTCAGCGGCATCGAGGTCGTGCGCACCGCGCAGGCGATGAATCCGGCCTGCGTGACGATCCTGCTGTCCGGCTATGCGCTGTCGCAGTTGCCGCCCTTGCCACCCACGGCGCGCTTCCTGTCCAAGCCGTATCGCATGCACGACCTGCTGGGGACGCTGGATCCAGAAGGCCACGCATGA
- a CDS encoding PAS domain-containing sensor histidine kinase, producing the protein MRTPLATEADRLLLQSVTDYAIYMLDPEGFILSWNTGGRHIKGYEEAEIVGQHFSRFYTPQDAAAGLPRKGLDAARREGRYEAEGWRVRKDGSQFRASVVIDPVWKDGALVGYAKVTRDVTEKFNAAEDLRKAERALAQAQKVQAIGRLTLGIAHDFNNLLAVIVGSLDLLAKTQHDARSQVLIGAATAAAERGSRLSQQMLAFARGQDLVPEPNDVNALIVEAAELYRRVAGDAITCEFAFADALPTVVVDASQFEAALMNLVANARDAVLQGRIVISTRLCRSDLSLHAEARPDQDYVCVAVQDDGPGMSEEVRLRAMEPFFTTKDVGNGSGLGLSQVFGFAGQSGGFATIESGQGQGAVVTMYIPVATTP; encoded by the coding sequence ATGCGCACTCCGCTTGCAACCGAAGCAGACCGTCTGCTCTTGCAGAGCGTGACCGACTACGCGATCTACATGCTCGACCCGGAAGGCTTCATCCTCAGCTGGAACACCGGCGGCCGCCACATCAAGGGCTACGAAGAGGCCGAGATCGTCGGCCAGCACTTTTCCAGGTTCTACACGCCGCAGGACGCCGCCGCCGGCTTGCCGCGCAAGGGGCTGGACGCGGCCAGGCGCGAAGGCCGCTACGAGGCCGAAGGCTGGCGGGTGCGCAAGGACGGTTCGCAGTTCCGTGCCAGCGTGGTCATCGATCCGGTCTGGAAGGACGGCGCGCTGGTCGGCTATGCCAAGGTCACCCGCGACGTCACCGAGAAGTTCAACGCCGCCGAAGACCTGCGCAAGGCCGAACGCGCCCTGGCGCAGGCGCAGAAGGTGCAGGCCATCGGCCGCCTGACGCTGGGCATCGCCCACGATTTCAACAATCTGCTGGCGGTCATCGTCGGCAGCCTGGACCTGCTGGCCAAGACCCAGCACGATGCGCGCAGTCAAGTGCTGATCGGAGCGGCGACCGCTGCGGCGGAGCGGGGCAGCAGGTTGTCGCAGCAGATGCTGGCCTTCGCCCGCGGGCAGGACCTGGTCCCCGAGCCCAACGACGTCAACGCGCTGATCGTCGAGGCCGCCGAGCTGTACCGACGCGTGGCCGGCGACGCCATTACCTGCGAGTTCGCGTTCGCCGATGCGTTGCCGACGGTGGTGGTCGACGCCAGCCAGTTCGAAGCGGCGCTGATGAATCTGGTCGCGAACGCGCGCGACGCGGTACTGCAGGGCCGCATCGTGATCTCCACGCGGCTGTGCCGCTCCGACCTGTCCCTGCACGCCGAAGCCAGGCCCGATCAGGACTACGTGTGCGTGGCGGTGCAGGACGACGGCCCAGGCATGTCAGAGGAGGTGCGGCTGCGCGCCATGGAGCCGTTCTTCACCACCAAGGATGTCGGCAATGGCAGCGGCCTGGGACTGAGCCAGGTGTTTGGATTCGCCGGCCAGTCCGGCGGGTTCGCCACCATCGAAAGCGGGCAGGGGCAGGGCGCCGTGGTCACCATGTACATTCCGGTTGCGACGACGCCATGA
- a CDS encoding efflux transporter outer membrane subunit, whose product MQFRRSLFLLLCAGVTAGCAVGPDYRRPEAPLPSHYVGQTQAGQASGPSAVDLAAWWQGFDDPLLTHLVASALEQNLDLAQAAARVAQARAGLGAANAALLPSAAVSGSAARARQSLETPLGQVLDAAPGYDRLGSAYELDLEAGWEADVFGGLRRGHEAALADYQASQAGAGAVRLAVAAQTADIYITIRGLQTRLDIARHQVRTQQDLLAKVGLLYKKGLAAEYEVRQTEGALSQVQATVPGLQTGLDAAMNALDVMLGVPPGTHRAELEAAAPIPATPAIAGMGSPADLLQRRPDLVVAERRLAAANARIGEAVAEYYPKFSLSGLLGSATAVSSGNLFTSGASQTAGVLGLRWRLFDFGRINAQIDLAKGQDAEALAAYRQAVLRATEDVENAFSALVNRRDQTTILKQGEASLTRARGLAFTAYQRGAASLIDVLHADASLLNAADARAQAQTESARAAVAAFRALGGGWQPMSSDAVAARGP is encoded by the coding sequence ATGCAGTTCCGTCGCTCTCTCTTCCTTTTGCTCTGCGCCGGCGTGACGGCCGGCTGCGCGGTCGGCCCCGACTACCGCCGACCCGAGGCGCCGCTGCCCAGCCACTACGTCGGGCAGACGCAGGCCGGGCAGGCCAGTGGCCCGTCTGCGGTCGACCTGGCGGCATGGTGGCAAGGCTTCGACGACCCGCTGCTGACGCACCTGGTGGCGTCGGCGCTCGAGCAGAACCTGGACCTGGCGCAGGCGGCCGCGCGCGTCGCCCAGGCACGCGCCGGGCTTGGCGCGGCCAACGCGGCCCTGCTCCCGTCGGCAGCCGTCAGCGGTTCGGCGGCGCGCGCGCGCCAGTCGCTGGAAACCCCGTTGGGGCAGGTGCTCGATGCCGCGCCCGGATACGACAGATTGGGAAGCGCCTACGAGTTGGACCTGGAGGCAGGCTGGGAGGCGGACGTGTTCGGCGGCCTGCGGCGCGGCCATGAGGCGGCATTGGCCGACTATCAAGCTTCGCAAGCCGGTGCCGGGGCAGTGCGGCTGGCGGTAGCCGCGCAGACCGCCGACATCTACATCACCATCCGCGGCCTGCAGACGCGCCTCGACATCGCCCGGCACCAGGTAAGGACCCAGCAGGACTTGCTGGCGAAAGTCGGCCTGCTCTACAAAAAGGGACTGGCTGCCGAGTACGAAGTGCGGCAGACGGAAGGCGCGCTGTCGCAAGTGCAGGCGACGGTTCCCGGCCTGCAGACGGGCCTGGATGCGGCGATGAATGCCTTGGATGTGATGCTGGGTGTCCCGCCTGGGACGCATCGCGCCGAACTGGAAGCGGCCGCGCCGATTCCGGCGACGCCAGCAATCGCCGGGATGGGGTCCCCGGCCGACCTGCTGCAACGTCGCCCCGACCTCGTCGTCGCAGAACGCCGGCTCGCGGCGGCCAATGCCCGCATCGGCGAGGCGGTCGCCGAGTATTACCCGAAGTTCTCGTTGAGCGGCTTGCTGGGAAGCGCCACCGCGGTATCCAGCGGCAACCTGTTCACCAGCGGCGCCAGCCAGACGGCAGGTGTGTTGGGACTGCGCTGGCGGCTTTTCGATTTCGGCCGCATCAATGCGCAGATCGATCTGGCCAAGGGTCAGGATGCCGAGGCCTTGGCCGCCTATCGCCAAGCGGTTCTGCGCGCGACCGAGGATGTCGAGAACGCCTTTTCGGCATTGGTCAATCGTCGGGACCAGACCACGATATTGAAGCAAGGCGAGGCATCGCTGACCCGTGCCAGGGGATTGGCGTTTACCGCATACCAGCGCGGGGCCGCGAGCCTGATCGACGTGCTGCATGCCGACGCATCGCTGTTGAACGCGGCCGACGCGAGAGCGCAGGCGCAGACCGAATCGGCGCGAGCCGCCGTCGCCGCGTTCCGCGCGCTCGGTGGCGGCTGGCAACCGATGTCTTCCGACGCGGTAGCGGCTCGTGGACCGTGA
- a CDS encoding glycoside hydrolase family 43 protein, translating to MSKPAIFAALVLAIGLPLATARADNPIVQTRFTADPAPLVHDGVLYLYTSHDEDDAAGFKMLDWRLYRSTDLVNWTDRGVVASLKTFPWAVQSNDAWAPQVVARGGRFYLYVPISVAGSPKNVIAVAVADTPDGPFRDALGKPLIAPAEGFFDPTVWIDDDGQAYLYWGNPELWYVRLNPDMVSYSGPITRVQSKPADYQEGPWFYKRGGHYYMAYASTCCPEGIGYAMSDGPTGPWVHKGKIMDPNQGSTGNHPGIVDYKGGSYLFGFNYWLNFETTPIHHERRSVTVTRFQYRPDGSIPKQPWWDRNGVAQLGTVDPYARVEAETIAWTSRLKRDRDRPYDWAPGVDTAGDAATGMYVTRIADRSYIKVAGVDFGTPGAKRFVASVANAVAQSSIELRLDGVDGPLIGTLQVGASDAAGRWQERTASVSGAAGTHDLYMLFKGGAEPSLFDFDYWRFAR from the coding sequence TTGTCGAAACCCGCCATTTTCGCCGCGCTGGTCCTCGCCATCGGCCTGCCGCTGGCGACGGCGCGCGCCGACAACCCCATCGTGCAGACCCGGTTCACGGCGGACCCGGCGCCGCTGGTCCACGACGGCGTCCTGTATCTCTACACCAGCCATGACGAGGACGATGCCGCCGGCTTCAAGATGCTCGACTGGCGGCTGTACCGTTCCACCGACCTGGTCAACTGGACCGACCGCGGCGTGGTCGCCTCGCTCAAGACCTTTCCGTGGGCGGTGCAGAGCAACGATGCATGGGCGCCGCAGGTGGTCGCGCGCGGCGGCAGGTTCTATCTCTATGTGCCGATCAGCGTGGCCGGTTCGCCCAAGAACGTCATCGCGGTCGCCGTGGCCGACACGCCCGACGGGCCGTTCCGCGATGCGCTGGGCAAGCCGCTGATCGCGCCGGCCGAGGGCTTCTTCGACCCGACCGTGTGGATCGACGACGACGGCCAGGCGTACCTGTACTGGGGCAACCCGGAGCTGTGGTACGTCAGGCTCAACCCGGACATGGTGTCCTATTCCGGCCCGATCACCAGAGTGCAGAGCAAGCCGGCGGACTATCAGGAGGGGCCATGGTTCTACAAGCGCGGCGGCCACTACTACATGGCCTACGCGTCGACCTGTTGCCCGGAAGGGATCGGCTATGCGATGAGCGACGGCCCGACCGGTCCGTGGGTGCACAAGGGCAAGATCATGGACCCGAACCAGGGCTCCACCGGCAACCATCCCGGCATCGTCGATTACAAGGGCGGCTCCTATCTGTTCGGCTTCAACTACTGGCTCAACTTCGAAACGACGCCGATCCATCACGAACGCCGCTCGGTCACCGTCACCAGGTTCCAGTACCGGCCAGACGGCAGCATTCCCAAGCAGCCGTGGTGGGACCGCAACGGGGTGGCGCAGCTCGGTACCGTCGATCCGTACGCGCGGGTGGAGGCCGAGACGATCGCCTGGACGTCGCGGCTCAAGCGCGACCGCGACCGGCCGTACGACTGGGCGCCGGGCGTGGACACCGCCGGCGACGCGGCTACCGGTATGTACGTCACGCGCATCGCCGACCGCAGCTACATCAAGGTCGCCGGTGTCGACTTCGGCACGCCGGGCGCCAAGCGTTTTGTCGCCAGCGTGGCCAACGCGGTTGCGCAATCGTCGATCGAACTGCGGCTCGACGGCGTGGACGGTCCGCTGATCGGCACGCTGCAGGTCGGCGCGAGCGATGCCGCGGGTCGCTGGCAGGAACGCACGGCGTCGGTATCCGGCGCTGCCGGCACGCACGATCTGTACATGCTGTTCAAAGGTGGCGCGGAGCCGTCGCTGTTCGATTTCGACTATTGGCGTTTCGCACGTTGA
- a CDS encoding ATPase domain-containing protein gives MIAHRQSDHAYGDDPPRISTGSAGLDNILGGGVDPNRLYLYEGRPGTGKTTIALQFLLEGARHGERALYITLSETQRELSLVAARHGWSMNQIDVFELVPPEIVLDPERELTVFHPAEMELTETTKLIFDKVEQLNPARVVLDSLSELRLLAQSPLRYRRQVLALKHFFASRQCTVILLDDLSSQQNDLQLHSITHGVVLLEQLAIDYGAERRRLRVVKMRGIQFRGGFHDFTIEKGGLEIYPRLIASDYKHHHIEEVVPSGNAELDRLLGGGLERGTNALLLGAAGVGKSSLALTYAIAAAERGEHSVFFAFDEGRSTVEARSRTLGLPLDEKLDNGLIRFQQIDPAEMSPGQFAANVRRSVEVDHARVIVIDSLNGYLNAMPDERFLILQMHELLSYLGQQGVLTILVLAQHGLVGPMETPLDLSYLSDSVLMLRYFEVDGTVRRALSVVKKRSGSHENTIREFRLSSKGLDIGPPITQFSAIFSGTPRYSGNDLPFTSSVAHEQQ, from the coding sequence ATGATCGCCCACCGGCAATCCGATCACGCGTACGGCGACGACCCGCCGCGCATCTCGACCGGCAGTGCGGGTCTGGACAATATCCTCGGCGGCGGCGTCGACCCCAACCGCCTCTATCTCTACGAAGGCCGCCCCGGCACCGGCAAGACCACGATCGCCCTGCAGTTCCTGCTGGAAGGCGCGCGGCATGGCGAACGCGCGCTCTACATCACCTTGTCCGAGACCCAGCGCGAGCTGAGCCTGGTGGCCGCCCGCCACGGCTGGAGCATGAACCAGATCGATGTGTTCGAACTGGTGCCGCCGGAGATCGTGCTGGATCCGGAGCGCGAGCTCACCGTGTTCCATCCGGCGGAAATGGAGCTGACCGAGACCACCAAGCTGATCTTCGACAAGGTCGAGCAGCTCAACCCGGCGCGTGTGGTGCTGGACAGCCTGTCCGAGTTGCGCCTGCTCGCGCAGAGTCCGCTGCGCTATCGCCGCCAGGTGTTGGCGCTGAAGCATTTCTTCGCCAGCCGGCAGTGCACGGTGATCCTGCTCGACGACCTGTCCTCGCAGCAGAACGACCTGCAGTTGCACTCCATCACCCATGGCGTGGTGTTGCTGGAACAGCTCGCCATCGACTACGGCGCCGAACGCCGGCGCCTGCGCGTGGTCAAGATGCGCGGCATCCAGTTCCGCGGCGGTTTCCACGACTTCACCATCGAGAAGGGCGGCCTGGAAATCTATCCGCGCCTGATCGCCAGCGATTACAAGCACCACCATATCGAGGAGGTCGTCCCCAGCGGCAATGCCGAACTGGACCGGCTGCTCGGTGGCGGGCTGGAGCGCGGCACCAATGCCTTGCTGTTGGGCGCGGCCGGCGTGGGCAAGTCCTCGCTGGCGCTGACCTATGCCATTGCCGCGGCCGAACGTGGCGAACACAGCGTGTTCTTCGCCTTCGACGAGGGGCGCAGCACCGTGGAGGCGCGCTCGCGCACGCTGGGCTTGCCGCTCGACGAAAAGCTCGACAATGGCCTGATCCGTTTTCAGCAGATCGATCCGGCGGAGATGTCGCCGGGCCAGTTCGCCGCCAACGTGCGCCGCAGCGTGGAGGTGGACCATGCGCGGGTCATCGTCATCGACAGCCTCAACGGCTATCTCAATGCGATGCCGGACGAGCGCTTCCTGATCCTGCAGATGCACGAATTGCTCAGCTACCTGGGCCAGCAAGGCGTGCTGACCATCCTGGTCCTGGCGCAACACGGCTTGGTCGGGCCAATGGAAACTCCGCTGGATCTCAGTTATCTCAGCGATTCGGTGCTGATGCTGCGCTATTTCGAGGTGGACGGCACGGTGCGCCGGGCGCTGTCGGTGGTGAAGAAGCGCAGCGGTAGCCACGAGAACACCATCCGCGAGTTCCGGCTCAGCAGCAAAGGACTGGACATCGGTCCGCCGATCACCCAGTTCAGCGCCATCTTCTCCGGAACGCCGCGCTACAGCGGAAACGATCTGCCGTTCACGAGCTCCGTCGCGCATGAGCAGCAGTGA
- a CDS encoding TIM-barrel domain-containing protein gives MSIPASLAAGAKQAASATETGLDARGHLRAVAAGRGESFAYTRLQQGVQVRIGQIAKNVIFYGPQTVRVNANLGENYWTAPSLAVIGKPQPIPFATSETADTLTLKSAALRVEISKKTGAVRFLDAAGKLYTEEKSNAPQTLKKVVVSGAPTFEAANSFILRPDEALYGLGFLGEQSSNRRGKELLLVQTNVGIVIPVLMSSRRYGILWDTYSQMRFKDDADGASMWAESAPGGVDYYFMGGDTPDAVVAAYRALTGQAPMYPKQAFGLFMSKERYKTQEQLLDVARSFRNDGFPLDYIVQDWQYWGSDKDGSWSGMTWDPVRYPDPAGMARQVHDMHMKLMVSIWPSVGDDTALAHELDQHQLRFAPLHWISKHARVYDAYSPLGRQIYFKHIKSGLLDKGVDALWMDGTEIEVSSAMWNAQDNIRDTKALGSNALGDFTRYLNPYSLLTTQGTYDGQRATSDKRVFTLTRSAWAGAQRTAAASWSGDIYASWKTLQQQVAEGVNVTVTGNPYWTQDTGGFFVADFPGGEDNPAWRELYARWLQFSAFNPLMRIHGTNVEREPYRFKSTDPAVYTSLLKSTQLRYRLLPYIYSLSWKVTADGYTLMRPLMMDFPDDRATDAIDDTFMFGGAFLVHPVTRAMYHVEPPPATTIPGEVLRTPDGKQGLAGQYFEGENFQTPKSRFVDPKVDHTWPDPPLAEVPAGLSGLKHFSARWQGTLTAPEEGEYEIGVEGDDGFRLMLDGKTVVQDWDAGAARYKATTVALRKGQVVRLGLEYYQGDAERTLRLAWRTPSERQALNAPRAALDDNVDTYLPKGADWYDFWTNQRFDGGRHVVRRTPLDLLPLYVRAGSIVPMGPQVQYATQAPGAPYEVRIYPGANARFTLYEDDNETYAYEKGAHATYDLVWNDAARTLSIGARRGSFPGMTAQRELDVVLVDGAASGGMEPAAATKRISYTGEPVTVRF, from the coding sequence GTGTCCATTCCGGCATCGCTCGCTGCCGGTGCGAAGCAGGCTGCAAGCGCGACGGAAACCGGCCTGGATGCGCGCGGCCATCTGCGTGCTGTCGCGGCCGGACGCGGCGAGTCGTTCGCGTATACGCGGCTGCAGCAAGGGGTCCAGGTCCGCATCGGCCAGATCGCCAAGAACGTGATCTTCTACGGGCCGCAGACCGTGCGCGTGAACGCGAACCTGGGAGAGAACTACTGGACCGCTCCCAGCCTGGCGGTGATCGGCAAGCCGCAACCCATCCCCTTCGCCACCAGCGAGACTGCGGACACGCTGACGCTCAAAAGCGCCGCGCTGCGCGTTGAAATCAGCAAGAAGACCGGCGCGGTGCGTTTCCTCGACGCTGCGGGCAAGCTCTATACAGAAGAAAAAAGCAACGCGCCGCAGACCTTGAAGAAGGTCGTGGTGTCGGGCGCGCCGACGTTCGAGGCGGCCAACAGTTTCATTTTGCGCCCGGACGAAGCGCTCTACGGCCTGGGTTTCCTCGGCGAGCAGAGCAGCAATCGGCGCGGCAAGGAACTGCTGCTGGTGCAGACCAACGTGGGCATCGTCATCCCCGTGCTCATGTCCTCGCGCCGCTACGGGATCCTGTGGGACACCTACTCGCAGATGCGCTTCAAGGACGATGCGGACGGCGCATCGATGTGGGCCGAAAGCGCGCCCGGCGGCGTCGACTACTATTTCATGGGCGGCGACACCCCGGATGCGGTGGTCGCGGCCTACCGGGCGCTGACCGGCCAGGCGCCGATGTATCCCAAACAGGCGTTCGGCCTGTTCATGAGCAAGGAACGCTACAAGACCCAGGAGCAGCTGCTCGACGTCGCCCGCAGCTTCCGCAACGACGGATTCCCGCTCGACTACATCGTGCAGGACTGGCAGTACTGGGGATCGGACAAGGACGGCAGCTGGAGCGGCATGACCTGGGATCCGGTCCGCTATCCGGATCCTGCCGGCATGGCGCGCCAGGTGCACGACATGCACATGAAGCTGATGGTGTCGATCTGGCCCTCGGTCGGCGACGATACCGCGCTGGCCCACGAACTGGACCAGCACCAGTTGCGTTTCGCGCCGCTGCACTGGATCTCCAAGCACGCGCGCGTGTACGACGCCTACAGTCCGCTGGGGCGGCAGATCTATTTCAAGCACATCAAGTCGGGCCTGCTCGACAAGGGTGTCGATGCGCTGTGGATGGATGGGACCGAGATCGAAGTCAGCAGCGCCATGTGGAACGCGCAGGACAATATCCGCGACACCAAGGCGCTGGGGTCCAATGCGCTGGGCGACTTCACCCGTTACCTCAATCCCTATTCGCTGCTCACCACGCAGGGCACGTACGACGGCCAGCGCGCCACCAGCGACAAGCGCGTGTTCACGCTGACCCGCTCGGCGTGGGCGGGCGCGCAGCGCACCGCGGCGGCGTCCTGGAGCGGCGACATCTACGCCAGTTGGAAGACGCTGCAGCAGCAGGTCGCCGAAGGCGTCAATGTGACGGTGACCGGCAATCCCTACTGGACGCAGGACACGGGCGGCTTCTTCGTCGCCGACTTCCCCGGCGGCGAAGACAACCCGGCCTGGCGCGAGCTCTATGCGCGCTGGCTGCAGTTCTCGGCGTTCAATCCGCTCATGCGCATCCACGGCACCAACGTCGAGCGCGAGCCGTACCGGTTCAAGTCGACGGACCCGGCGGTCTATACCTCGCTGCTCAAGAGCACGCAGCTGCGCTATCGCCTGCTGCCCTACATCTACAGCCTCAGCTGGAAGGTGACCGCAGACGGCTACACGCTGATGCGGCCGCTGATGATGGATTTCCCCGACGACCGCGCCACCGACGCCATTGACGATACCTTCATGTTCGGCGGCGCCTTTCTGGTCCATCCGGTGACGCGGGCGATGTACCACGTCGAGCCGCCGCCGGCGACGACCATCCCGGGCGAGGTGCTGCGCACGCCGGACGGGAAGCAGGGCCTGGCTGGCCAGTATTTCGAAGGCGAGAATTTCCAGACGCCCAAGAGCCGCTTCGTCGATCCGAAGGTGGACCACACCTGGCCCGATCCGCCGCTGGCCGAGGTGCCGGCCGGCCTTTCCGGCCTGAAGCACTTTTCCGCACGTTGGCAGGGCACGCTGACCGCGCCTGAAGAAGGGGAATACGAGATCGGGGTCGAAGGCGACGACGGTTTCCGGCTGATGCTCGACGGCAAGACCGTGGTGCAGGATTGGGACGCCGGCGCTGCGCGCTACAAGGCAACGACGGTCGCGCTGCGCAAGGGCCAGGTGGTCAGGCTCGGACTCGAGTACTACCAGGGCGATGCCGAGCGCACGCTGCGCCTGGCGTGGAGAACGCCGAGCGAGCGGCAGGCGCTGAACGCGCCGCGCGCCGCCCTCGACGACAACGTCGACACCTATCTGCCCAAGGGCGCGGACTGGTACGACTTCTGGACCAACCAACGCTTCGATGGCGGCCGCCACGTCGTCCGGCGCACGCCGCTGGATCTGTTGCCGCTCTACGTGCGGGCCGGATCGATCGTGCCGATGGGGCCGCAGGTGCAATACGCCACGCAAGCACCGGGGGCGCCGTACGAGGTGCGGATCTATCCGGGCGCGAACGCGCGCTTCACCCTGTACGAGGACGACAACGAGACCTATGCCTATGAAAAGGGCGCCCATGCCACCTACGATCTGGTCTGGAACGATGCGGCCAGAACGCTGAGCATCGGCGCGCGGCGAGGCAGCTTTCCCGGCATGACCGCGCAGCGCGAACTCGACGTCGTGTTGGTGGACGGCGCCGCCAGCGGCGGCATGGAGCCGGCAGCGGCCACCAAGCGCATTTCCTACACCGGCGAACCCGTCACCGTCCGGTTCTGA
- a CDS encoding response regulator, which translates to MSSSDASESRVLVYAPIGRDGGASVELLRRGGVVACNCVDLDSVVRELNIGAAAVFIAEEGLFGKDASALFAWADAQPTWSDLPFVVLTSHQEQPSVVTWRRKLVASLRNVALLERPVQAITLTSTIKAALRARTRQYEVRSLLREQASAAQKLEAQVVARTRELEQANRLLRTQMDERARVEETLRHAQKIEAIGQLTGGVAHDFNNLLMVISGGLAMLDTQADPGVRKRLMDGMQKAAQRGAGLTRQLLAFSRRQELKPEPVDLTRQIGGMRELLDRSLRGDVHVDFDFADGLWPIEVDPGELELVVLNLAVNARDAMPNGGTIVVRAQNMAGAGKTDPDFIRLSIIDTGVGMAPEVKARVFEPFYTTKDIGKGSGLGLAQVHGFVQQSGGSIHIDSELGQGTAIHLLLPRSFRAPAPDERHLVDLQQVARRAPGEAGYVLLVEDDDEVAALVGEMLRQLGYQVTRVASAAAALGALANERVVDIVFSDIMMPGGMNGLELVHEIRMRRQELPILLTSGYAEAAKSAAEAEGVQILSKPYRLDELATALQQVRANPGAQDKPEAAPLYS; encoded by the coding sequence ATGAGCAGCAGTGACGCCAGCGAAAGCCGGGTCCTCGTCTACGCGCCGATCGGGCGCGACGGCGGGGCCTCGGTGGAACTGCTGCGGCGTGGCGGTGTGGTGGCCTGCAACTGCGTAGATCTGGACAGCGTGGTACGCGAACTGAACATCGGTGCCGCGGCGGTGTTCATCGCCGAAGAAGGCCTGTTCGGGAAGGATGCGAGCGCGCTGTTCGCCTGGGCCGACGCGCAGCCGACTTGGTCCGATCTGCCGTTCGTGGTGTTGACCAGCCATCAGGAGCAACCGTCCGTGGTGACCTGGCGGCGCAAGCTGGTGGCTTCGCTGCGCAACGTCGCCTTGCTCGAGCGGCCAGTGCAGGCCATCACCTTGACCAGCACCATCAAGGCCGCGCTGCGCGCCCGCACCCGTCAGTACGAAGTGCGCTCGCTGTTGCGCGAACAGGCGTCGGCGGCGCAGAAGCTGGAGGCGCAGGTGGTGGCGCGCACGCGCGAACTGGAGCAGGCCAATCGCCTGCTGCGCACGCAGATGGACGAGCGCGCGCGGGTCGAGGAAACCCTGCGCCACGCGCAGAAGATCGAGGCCATCGGGCAATTGACCGGTGGCGTCGCGCACGATTTCAACAATTTGCTGATGGTGATCTCCGGCGGCCTGGCGATGCTCGACACCCAGGCCGATCCGGGCGTGCGCAAGCGGCTGATGGATGGCATGCAGAAGGCCGCGCAGCGCGGCGCCGGGCTGACCCGGCAGTTGCTGGCGTTCTCGCGGCGGCAGGAGCTCAAGCCGGAGCCGGTCGATCTGACCCGGCAGATCGGCGGCATGCGCGAACTGCTGGACCGCAGCCTGCGCGGCGACGTGCACGTGGATTTCGATTTCGCCGACGGCCTGTGGCCGATCGAAGTGGATCCGGGCGAGCTGGAGCTGGTGGTGCTCAATCTGGCGGTCAATGCGCGCGATGCGATGCCCAATGGCGGCACCATCGTGGTGCGGGCGCAGAACATGGCGGGTGCGGGCAAGACCGATCCGGACTTCATCCGCCTGTCGATCATCGACACCGGCGTCGGCATGGCGCCGGAAGTGAAGGCGCGGGTGTTCGAACCGTTCTACACCACCAAGGACATCGGCAAGGGCTCGGGCCTGGGCCTGGCCCAGGTACACGGGTTCGTGCAGCAATCCGGCGGCTCCATCCACATCGACAGCGAACTCGGGCAGGGCACCGCGATCCATCTGCTGCTGCCGCGCTCGTTCCGCGCGCCGGCGCCGGACGAGCGGCATCTGGTGGACCTGCAACAGGTGGCGCGCCGCGCCCCGGGCGAGGCCGGCTACGTGCTGCTGGTCGAGGACGACGACGAAGTCGCCGCCCTGGTCGGCGAAATGCTGCGCCAGCTGGGCTACCAGGTGACCCGCGTGGCCAGCGCGGCCGCGGCGCTGGGCGCGTTGGCCAACGAGCGCGTGGTGGACATTGTGTTCTCCGACATCATGATGCCCGGCGGCATGAACGGCCTGGAGTTGGTCCACGAGATCCGCATGCGGCGCCAGGAACTGCCGATCCTGCTCACCAGCGGCTACGCGGAAGCGGCGAAATCCGCGGCCGAGGCCGAAGGCGTGCAGATCCTGTCCAAGCCCTACCGGCTGGACGAACTGGCCACGGCGTTGCAGCAGGTGCGTGCCAATCCCGGCGCCCAAGACAAACCGGAAGCGGCGCCGCTGTATTCGTGA